The Helicobacter fennelliae nucleotide sequence GGCATATTATAAATCGCTGCAATTTTCAAATCGCCCTTGTCATCATCAATGATAGTAATATCAAAGTCTAATTCACTATTTTTGGCTGACGCAAGCACGAGAGCTGTCGTGAGCCCAGCGATACTTCCACCTACAATCACTACTGATTTTTTCATGTTTTATCCTTATATATAAAATAAGCCTAGATTCTACCCTAGCTTAAAATACATACATTAAACATAATGAAATTTTTAATTATTTTTATCATTGATTTTATCGTTTGGGATTTTTTGGATTTTGCAATGATAAAGCCTATAAAAATAAACATAAGAATATGCTATAATCCTAGCTTTTTAATTTAATCCCAAACAAAAAGGCAAAAAATGAAAAATAATGAATATACAATTTGCTTTACTTGCGATGATAATTATATAAAATATTGCGCTGTGGCAATGAGTAGTATAATCTCTGCAATAGTAAATCAAAAAAATCAAGCAAATAATGCTTCAAATAGCCATATTATCGAGGGGGGGGGGCAATATAACCTTAAAAATTTAGCAATAGATTCTGCTGATTCTATTTTAGATTCTGCGTCTAAACCCAAATCAGATTCTCATTTTTCACAAAATCTAGTAAATAAAATAGATTTAGATTCCACATTAAATTCCGCTTCCAAAGATTCTATCTTTCAAGATTCCGCCTCAAATCTTAATCTAACCCAAAATCCAAACACTCCAAACCAAAATAACTCTACATTAAATCACACTCCTATCGCATTTCATCTTATCACTGATACACTAAAGCCAAGCACGATTGCTAAACTTCGCAAACTAGAATCTAAACTTAATGCACTCTACCCCGCAAGTATCACACTACATCATCTAAGCCAAGATGAGTTCAAAGATTTACGCTCTTGGGGAGAAGCAGGGCAGAATTGGTGTGCGTATTTTCGCCTAAAGCTTGGTGATATTTTAGCTCCCTCGCTAAAAACCTGCCTTTATCTTGATGTTGATACATTTGTTTTACAAGATATTCGTCCATTGTTTGAGATGGATTTGGAGGGCAAAAGTATCGCTATGGTGCGTGATGTTACAAATATCACATCAATAGTCAAAGACAATGTTGTCAAATCCACTGATTATTGCAACTCTGGCATGTTGTTTATCGATCTTGACAAATGGCGCACAAAAGATATGAGCCAAATTCGCGGATTTAAATACAATGAGGCTCCCGATCAAGACTTTATCAACTATATCTTTAAAAATGAAAAAAAGATTCTGGCATTTCAATGGAATTTCTTATGGTTTGATGAGAGGAGATTACGATTTGATTCTGATAAACAAATCATCAAAAATGGCTTCAATGGAGCCTTTGATGTAATACCTTGTGTGTATAGTTTAGAAGAATTCCGCCAAGCACTCCAATCTCCTGTAATAGTGCATTTTATATGTGGTTACAAACCATGGGAGAAAATTGACTGGAATCCAAATGGCAAACCAGAATTTGTAAAGCACCCTTATGATAAAGCTTGGTGGCAAATAGCAAAATCTACACCTTTCTTTGCAGAGATAAAGAGATCTTACACAAAGCGATCATTTAAAGTTAGCACTCTTGCATATCTCAAATATTACGCACCATTTGTGTTTTATACCCTTCGTGCGATAAAGCGCGCATTGAAGGGGGTGAAGGTATTGCCAAAATAAAACAAATTAGATTTTATCTCTGCTCTTGGAGTTCACAAATGATTTGATTATAGGATTTGCCTTGCTTGGTTATGAAGTCATCAAGGGCTTTGAGGCTTTGCTGCATTCCACCTGAAGCCTCTAGCGCGCATAGATTCTGATATAGTTCGCTTATGGTTGGGATCACTTTGAAATTTGGCTGTCTGCGCACAGAATAATACCCGATAATCTGCCCTCTATCATCATAAGATGGCGTGATATTGGCAAACACCCAATAAAACTCTTTGTATTTATTGAGATTTTTGACAAACGCAAAAATTTCTTTGCCACCTTGCACATAATCCCACAAAAGCTTAAACACACAACGAGGCATATCTTTATGGCGCACAATGCTATGCGGGGCGTCGATAAGCTCAGACTCGTTGTATTTACTATAACGCAAAAAGTCTTGATTGCAATAAGTGATGAAGCCTTTGAGATTTGTTTTGGAAGTGATGAGTGTTTGCCGCTCCAAAAGAAGCCCAAACTGCGGATCTTTCTGCATATAAACCCCCTAAATATGTAAAAGTGCTTTATTGTATAGCAATTTATCTTATTTTAAACTTTTATATCGATAGAAAATATCAAGTGCTTTTTTAGTGAGATTTGAAATAGGCGGGAGCGCATCAAGGCTAAAAAACTCCGCTGCATTAAGCGCATCTAGCGCATTTGGTGTGTTTGACATATCTTGTGGATTTGTGTTTTGTGGATTTGTATTATTGGGCGCGATTTGAGAATCTAACTTGCAAGAATCTAGATTCTGGAGTTTTGGATTCTGGAGAATTAGATTTTGCGCGAAATCCTGCTGATTGTGCTGGTTTTGTGGATTATGGGGTGGATTCTGGGATTGTAGATTCTGATGTATTGATTGGGTTAGAATCCATACTTTTGCATGGATTTTGTATTTGGTATAAGAATGCTTAAAATCACCGATAAATGTGTAATTTTGGGGTTGATTGGGTTGCGGTGGGATTTGCGGGATTTGTGGCAATGATTGTGCGATTTGTGGTAGATTATAAAGATTATTGTAGAGCTTTTGGCTGGCTTTGATGAGTGCGATTTGTTTTTGGCTTTTATCAAGGATTATGGCTAGATTTAGAGTTAGATTCTGGTAGAGTGTTTTTTTATTTATGCCAAAAAGTTGCCAGCTTGCCCTGCCTTTGCAGAATCTAGAAATAGGACAGATGAGGCATTTTGGATTTTTGGGTGTGCAGATAGTCGCACCTATATCAAGCAAGGCTTGATTATACTCAAAGCTATGGTGCTTATCTAAAAGTGCCTGCGCCAATGATGAAAGCTCATTTGGGGTGAGATTTTGCTTTGCAAAAAGTCGTGAAAAAACACGCTTAATATTAGCATCGACAAATCCTACACTCTGCCCAAACCCAAAGCACAAAATCGCGCCCGCACTATATGTGCCAATGCCCGGCAGTGCAAGCAGAGCTTTTGTGTTGTCTGGGAGATTGCCATAATGAGATTGCACGCAGATTCTGGCAGTTTTTTGCATATTTTGCGCCCTTGTGTAGTAGCCAAGCCCTTGCCATAATGCCAAAACCTCTTCTGTGTTGGCGTTTGCTAGAGAGGTGAGCGTTGGAAATGCATTAAGAAATGGAAAAAAATACGACTCCAAAACCCTTGAGACTTGCGTTTGCTGGAGCATAATCTCGCTGACATAGACTTTGTAAGCCTCGCTTCCATCGCGCTTGTAGTTTCGCCAAGGCAGATTTTTTCTACCAAATGCGCTATACCATTCTAAGATACATTGATGAAAAATTTTTAGATGAGCCTCTAAATGCGACACAATATCCATTATCTCTATGCCCTCATGTTTTTGTCTATTTATGCTTTTTGATTCTGTAAGATGAGAGATTGTGCGATAGAAAAATACGCTCTACCATAAAGCAGCAAAGAAGTCAAAACACTTACATAAATAATGACAATCACGCTACTGAAGCAAAAAATTGCCAATACATTATCTTTGATAAACAAATCAAATTCTTGTGTATCCATAATCTGTATGATGTATTGTAAATCCATTCCAAAAATCACCAAAACCCCCAAAACAAACAATATAACAATCCATAACACTGATGAGATAAACTTCACCCTAAAAGCACTCATAAATAGCGCAATACGCGTAAGATTTGATAGCTCTTTGGCGATTTTGTATTCTAAAAAAATCAGCCAAAGATTGAGAAGACAGCTTACAAACGCAATACAAGAAATCTGAACAACATAAGAATGAATAAAACGAATCAAAATAGCAATGCTAATCCCTAGCACGCATAATGTAAGAAACCTGCATAAATTATATAAAAAAATCTGTGAGTGCGTGAGCTTTGAGAAAATATATACTCCAAACATGTAACAAATAATGCCACAACAATAACATATCAAACTAAGCAAGATGAGATTTTGGATATAGAGCAGTGAAATAATGCTAAGCAGCACAAATAATGGGCGGAATATAAATCCATATTTCATAAAGTTTTTGGCAAGTCTAAATTCTTTATTGGCGATAGTGATATAAGCGATTTGCGTAGTTTGTGAGGCTTGCGTGGCTTTCGTGGTGGATATAATTGGCGGTGCAGATGGCATAGATAGTGTGGGCTTATGTGGTGGTTTGTGTGATGTGGGCGGCGCAATTTGGGCGGGCATTATTTTCCTTATTTTCTTTTAGAGCTGTTTGACAAATCTTTACACTATACCTTACAAATCCCTATATTGCAAATCTCGTTCCTTAAATTGCATTTTGCAAAGCAAAAAATAAAATTAGTGTAATGTAAGTAAAGCAAATCAATACATTCCAAATACATTTAATAAAAAACAAAACTAACCAATCGAATGAGCAATAAGCTGCAAAAACTCTGTCCTTGTTTTTGAATCACTCTTAAAAAGTCCGCGCACGGCACTTGTTTTGATCGTGACGTTTTGCTTTTGTAATCCACGCATACTCATACATAAATGTTTGGCTTCACACACGACCATAACGCCTTTGGGCTTGAGTATCTCCATAATCGTATCTGCGATTTGGTTTGTAAGTGTTTCTTGGATTTGCAATCGCCTTGTAAAAACCTCGATCAAATGCGCCAAACCACCGATTCCAGCGATGTATTCATTTGGCACATAGCCGATACTAATAGATCCAAAAAATGGCAAAATGTGATGCTCGCACATTGAATAAAACTCAATATTACGCAATGTAATCATCTCATCAATGCCATTATTTTTAAAAAGACTGCCTAAAGCTAGCGCGGGATCTTTTTTGTATCCACCATACAAAAACTCCTCGCATTCACGAAGTCGCTTTGGGGTTTGGAGTAAGCCCTCGCGCTTAGGATTCTCGCCTATGCGATTACAAAACTCTTCAAATGCTGTTGTATCCATTGTCTGCCTTTATTGTCGCAATCACATTATCACATTATCACATTATCAAATTGTATTGCTTCTGTGAAGGAGCGATTTGATTCTGTTTTTGAGGCTTGGGTGCGTGCTAAATGCATCGCTAAAGTCAAAAATATACGCCGCTCTTCGCGTTGGATTAGAATCTAGCGCACTTGTGTGGTGGGTTGCATAATGATTAGAGATTTTTTGGAGTGCGGAGATAAGCGGGTGTGGATCGCCCATAATGTAGGCTGAACCACCATCAGCCATATATTCTCTTGATCTGCTCAAAAACATCTGCAACCACATCGTCAAAAGAGGCAGGACAAATTGCAAAACAAGTAAAATCATCTTCGCACTTTGCGCGCCAGAATTTCTATTGCCACCCATAAATAAATATGTCGCGCTATTGCAAACAAGCAATAAAATATTACTCAAAATCCCTACACACATCGTGAGGCGAATATCACCATGCCGAATGTGGCTTATCTCATGAGCTAAAACTGCCTTGAGCTCATCATCATCTAGATTCTGTGCTAAGGGCAGAGTGATTGCTACAAGCGAGTTTTCCTCTTTCCACCCGCTTGCAAAAGCATTCATATAATCTGCATAAATCAAATATAGCTTTGGTTTTGCCTTGAAATTTGCTAGCCTTAGCACTTCATCAAATGCGCTTAATATCCGCCTTTGCGTGACGTTTGGGTTAGAGAGGGATTGGAGTAATTCATATTCTTCACCTTTAAGCATAATCACATCAAAGCGATTAAGCGTCCAAAGCACGATAAGTCCGCCTACGCACGCCATAATGCAAGTTACTAATGGAAATTCTTGAAAGCTTAGCAATGCTGCAAATCCGCTACTTAAGCTCAACGCATCAATGCGCACAATATCAACAAGCAAGCCTATCACAATAAAGATTCCGATATAAAGGGCTAAAACGATATAGGTTTTGAGTGTGTTTGTAAAAAAAATCCTCTCAAGACTCATTGTTTCTCCTTTGCTTTTTGATTTATTCTTTGGCAAATGTATTATGTGATATTTCTTCCAAAAATGTTGTCGCGTATGAGCCTTTTGGCAGGCTAAAGCTAAGCTCAAAATGTGCTTCTTCAGGCTTATAAGTATAGCTTATATCACTCGCCCAAACCCACGCATAACGGCGACTTCCAATACAAGAGAGCGCAGAATCTAAAAATATCTTCTCCACTTCAAATGCTGCATACTTTGCGACTTGTAAATTTTTGCCACTTAGCGCACCTGTGGGCGAGAATCCTGTGTTATGAAAGCGCATATACTGATCTTTTGAAATGCAAGATTCTAGCGAGAAAAATTTTCCATACGGATAATGACAGCATAATTCCCCGCCAAGAAGCTTGAATCGCTGCGGCTGGGCTTGAATAGCTTTGATAGAATCCAAACTCAAATCTAGCCCTTCTGTTTTGAGTGCGCTTTGGGCTTCTTTGGCTGAAAATTGATGAAGATAAATGCTTAAAATAATGCGTTTATTGAGCCATTGATTAAATAAATAACTCTGATAGCTTGAGATGAGAAAATCTTTGATTTTTCTATTTTTGAGTGAGGCTTTTTTGTGTGCCAAATCTCTTCCAAGTTTGTAATTATCGCCATCAGTGCCAAATCTCTGGAATCCAAAGAAATTTGCAAACCCAAACTCTCCCACCTCATCAATGACGCGTTGAAGCTTTGTGGCATTGAGCTTATTGACATGTTTTAGGCGCACAAAAAACGCATTGCCCTTGAGATGTCCTAAGCGGAGTTTGTTATTATGAAGTGTGCTTGAGATAAGCTTTATATCAGAATCAAGATTAGAATTAAGGTGCGCGATTTTTGATTCAAAATCGCTCGCATATACATTTGGAAGTGAGATAAATTGCGTTGTTGTCGCGCTTTTGTCTTTGAGCCCTGCATAGCCGATACTGCTTAGCGGGCAGCCAAAAGATGCGCTAAGGATTTTGAGCATTTCAAAGGTGGTGAGGTTTTTTTTGCGAAGTTGCAAGATTCTATGCTCGCCACTTCCGCTGAATTCATAGAGTGGAATCTCACTCACGACAAAATCTCTAGACGTATGCGAAAAATAAAAATCAATCGGAGCGTGCGAATAAAGAGAGGCTCTGTTTTGGGCTAGATTTTCTGGATTCTGAAGTTCTAGATTCTGATTTTGATGTGGTGCTAGGTTCTGATTTCTCACTAGATGACAACTCGTTTCAAAAATGGTGAGAGATGAGTAAGGATCACATAAGGAATCGTCCTAAAAACGCGGGCAAATCCTGTTACATCATCAAACACGCAGATTCTGTCTTTTTGGCTCTCACAAGAGAAGCAATCCATCGACATTATCGGCAAAATCTCCTCTCCGCTCGCGCAAAAAAGCTTCCCAAATCCACGCGCCAATCTTGGCAATCCATCGCCATAGCCGACATCATAAGTGCTAAAGATTCCTTCTTTTTGCACGACACTTACGCCTCCATAGCCTATTTTGTCGCCTTTTTTAAGATGTTGAGAAGAGATTCTATCTGCCCAAAGACTCGCGATAGGTTTGAATTCTACATCAAGCGGAATCTCGCTTGTATGATACCCATACGCGCCTATGCCAATACGCACCAAATCATCAGTGATGTGTTTTGAGCGCAATGTCCCGCTTGTGCTTAATGAATGGAATCTAGGCTGTGAGAGATTGTGTGTGGCACAAAAGGTGCTGACTTTTTGCTTGATGTGGCTAAAAGTGCTTTGAGAAGTAAAAAACGTCTCATCATCATTATCGCCATAGCCATTATGCCCAAACACCCCAACCAAGCGCAATGATCGCTCGATAATTATACGCAGTGCAGAATCTAGTTCGCTAAGTTCTATACCATTGCGATTCATTCCGATATTGACTTTAAGCTCGATATTGCAATGAGAATGGAGGCTTTGGAGCTGGCTTAGTGAGGCTATCGAGCAGTAGATATTATCTGGGCAGCTATCTGGCACGCCTCCATAAAGCACAGAGATAGATGAGAAAAGATCTTTGATTTTTAGAGCTTCTGCATAGGATTTGACAAATACATTACAGATTCCATAGGTTTTTGCCATTTGAGCTATCTCTACTAATCCATGTCCATACGCGTTATCTTTTAGCACAAGTGCTAGTTTTTGGCGGGATTTGATGTGATGAGCTATACAATCAAGATTATGTATAAAGCGCGCAGAATCTAAAATAATCTCTGCCATTTCAAATCCAAACTTGACTTATATAAGCGATATGCGCGACATAATCGGTGCGAGTGATTAATGTGCCACAAATTGTGTGAAATTATGTGATGAAATCGTGCCATTGTTTGTATCATTCAGTCATATCAGGTGCTTCTTGTCTTGAGAGAAAGACTTGCATTTGCTTGCCTTTTAAGATCATTGATTTGTCATTAGGCTGAAGCACGATAAATGAGCCTTCTAATTCGCGTATAAACCTAAAATCAAAACGCATAACTTCATTTGGCTTGCATATTTTGCGCGTCTGTCCTCCGGGCGTGATGTTGATGATTGTTTTTTCAGTCCATGTGTAGCTTGCAAAATAAGCACTACAACCACTTGAGCCAGAGATTCTGCCATTTTTTTCATCAAAATCCATTGTCGCTATGCCATCAATTTCTGCAAGCTCTTGCAATGTTGTTTGGGATTGGGTAGCTTTAGATTCTGCAGAATCTGCGAGATTATCATCAGGAATATCATCAGAGGTGTCATTTGGCGTATGAGTTGGGGTGCTATCATTGTTATCATCAATTGTGTCATTGAGCTTATTTTGGAGTTTGTCTTGTGCGATTTTGGCTAAAACCTGCGGGGCTTGATATTCTTGATTATCAACGATAATTTTATCCACTCTCCAATGCAAGCCACCTTTGATTTCTCCTTCATTGAGCTTTTTTTGGACGATATTAAGCAAAGAACAGCTTCCAAACAACATAACCATACAGCCAAATATAACAACCGCACCAAGCCTTTTAGCAAGTTTTCTACCCCAAAATATATCACACATATATCTCACCCAAATCCTCAAAAATTTTTCTCAATATTATCTCATTTATTCTAAAAAATAACATAACTTTTGGCAATAAATCTCAAATTTAATGCGATGGTATTGCGTGATATGTTTGTGATTATTTTGTTTTTGTCCTGTTTAAAATCTCGCGACAAAGGGCATTTGATGAAAAAGGACATTTAAATGAAGGCTGCACGCTCAAATCATTTGGCTCGATACTAAAGGTTGTTTTTTGGCTGAATGCTTTGGCGATAAATCTTGATTTTTCAAACCCTAAAAAGCAATTTTTGGATTCAAAATGATGAGATTGAATGAGCGCAAATACTTTATTCTGATCGATGTGGCTTTGTGAGAGTGTGGCTTTGGTATAAAAAAATGAGAGATGATTTTGTAGATTTGAGAGATTGTGCGCGAGCTTTGTATAGCATGCTTTTTGCGGAATCTGAAGCTTTGGAATCACAATACCTAGCAAAATCCCAAACAAAGCGAGTATAAAGACAATCTCGATAAAACTAAACGCCTTAGAATGTTGTGTTTGCAAGGTTGATATTTAATGGTGTAGGATAGTTTTTTGCAAGCTTTACACAAAGCGGAGAATTTGGAAGATTTTGCACAGAGACTATAAGATGAAGATTGGTGATGTCGATTGAGACGCAATTATTTGTAGTGTCAATCGCACCATTTTTGGCAAGTCGCACGCCATTTGTAGAAGCGATCCACCGCGATGGCGAAAGCCCCGCTACTTGCATAATCAACGCTCCATTGAGCGTTTGACTACCAAGATCTGTGGTGAGTGCGTGAGCTTGGATAGAGCTAATGATTGTCTGCATATCGCTATTTATTGCTACATATTGCGCATCAGATCGTGTCGCAGTAAGCTTTGGGATCGCAATAGCTGCCAAAATCCCAATCACAGCGATCACAAATACAAGCTCAATCAAGCTAAACGCCTTGGATTTATCGTGCATGAATCCTCCTTCATTTATCTGCCCTTATCTGCCCTTGAATTTATCGCCCTTGATTGTTTGTTATTGCTTATTTGATGATTTTGTCAATCATTTTTTTGACAAATTGCGCGCTTATTTTGGCTGAAGATTCTAAGAATTCATCAAAGCTCACATCTGCCTCTCCATCGGCACTATCGCTAATGGATCGCAAAATACAAAAAGGAACGCCCAGACAATCGCAAGCCACAGCCACGCTTGCTCCTTCCATTTCGACTGCTATGGCATTGAAATGCTTGAGAATCCATTGTTTTTTTTCTATTGAATGAATGAATTGATCGCCTGAAGCGACAACGCCTTCATAAAGGTGGATACCAGAATCTTTAGCCACTTCTTTGGCTATGGCATTGAGACTAGAATCTGACTCGATAAATACTTGACTCTCAGGAATGAACCCCAAAGGATGACCAAATGCGCTAATATCCACATCATGCTGACAAAGCTTTGTAGCAAGGAGCAAATCTCCGACTTTTAGCCCTTGCAATCCTCCTGCTACACCGCTAAAAATGATTTTTTCACATTTGAATTGTAATATCATACTGCTTGCAGTAATGGCAGCATGGACTTTTCCTATTTTGCTATAAGCGAGGTAAATTTCTGTATTGTTGTAACTAATACGATAATACACATTCTTTCCAAACTCAATTTTTTCGTGCGTATCAAAAAGCTTCAAAAACGGCTGAATCTCTTCATTCATCGCCCCAATAATGCCAATAATCATTCGCGCTCCTTTTGAATATATGTGATTGTATCTTGAAGTGTGGCTATATTTGAGATGTTTAGGGTTGGCTTATCGCTAAGTCGTTTATTAAGCCCTTTTAGGACGCTATTATGCCCTAGCTCGATATACACATCAATGAGATTATCAATCGCCAAAATAGACTGCTTATATAGCACTGGGCTTGTGAGCTGCAAAGTCAGAAGATCTATGGCTTGTGTGGCTGTCCGATATGGTTTTGTTGTCGCATTTGAGATGATAGGAAGGGCAAATTCTGATTGAAGCATCGGGCTAATGATGTGTTTAAATTCTCCACACATAGGCTCCAATAAAGGACAATGGCTTGCTACTGACATCGGCAAAATGATTGTTTTTTTGGCGCCAAGCCCTTTGAGTAGAGATTCTGCTTGTGCTAAATCCGACTTTTTACCTGCCAAAACCACTTGTCCATTGCCATTATAATTCGCACACCAGATGCTTTTGCCATCATTTTGAAGATTTTTGCATGCGCCCTCTAGCACAGAATCTTCTAATCCCATGACAGCCATCATTCCCGCATCTTTTCCTTGACAAACCGCACTCATAAGCTCGCCTCGCTTTTGAGTAAGCTTCATACCATCTTCAAACCCAATCCCAAGAGCCACACATAGCGCGCTAATCTCTCCCAAAGAATGCCCCAAAGCAAGCTCTGCCAAAATAGGTGCTTCTTGCTGCAAAATACTATGGGCAATCTGACTAACCAAAAAAATCGCTGGCTGCGTGAATTGGGTTTGATTGAGATTGTCATTTTCTTCAAACAAAAGCTTTTTGAAATCAATCCCAAGAGCATCACTTGCATGCTCTATCATTTCTTTGGCGATCTCAAAGTTGTCGTAAAACTCCTGTCCCATTCCGATACCTTGCGATCCCTGCCCCGGAAAAATAAACGCATATTTCATCATTTAAATCCTTAAAAAATTAAAATAAATGCTGATTGTAGCAATTTCTTTCTTAAATTTAAAAATTCTCAAAATTTCTTAGAATCCTAAGATTGTGTTTTAGAGTCTTTGACTTAGAGGATCGACAAAACGACATAAAATCTAGAATCTATCGTTTTTGTCGTCATTACAAAGCCATTTAGGGCTGTGGCAATCTATTTTGACTAGATTGCTTCGTCCTATCGTCCTCGCAATGACAAACCTGCCCCTCAATTGCGAGCAAAATTTTCAAATTTTGCGTGGCAATCCATAAAATCCACTTTAGATTCTACACAAACACAAAAAGAGTGTTGGGGCTTTGCAAGGCGAGCAAATGAGTCGCTACTTTTTGTGCGTTGCAATGAGATAGCCAACGCAATCCGCAAAATTTACCCAAAAGCTAGAATCTTTTATGCTTTCTTTTATGCTTTATATTTTTACTTTGTATGTTTATATCTTAAACCACCTCATACACAGCTACAACCGTATGTCCATTTGCATTTTTGGGGATTTTTATAAAAGGCTTGACACACTTGCTTAATTTATTGACAACTTTTCGATAGATTCCGACATCAAGAAGTGATTTTTCACCAAGAAGTAAATGCGCTAACATTGTGCTTTTGTAAAAATCATAATGTTCTTTTTGGATAGGTTCATGATAGAGTGTGATAAGCTTGAGTGAGAAAATTTTTGCGATATTTTGCAAAGTTGTATCGCTAAATCGCGAAATATGATGAGGAGGCATATTTAAGATACCATTGGTAACATAATGCAAAAATGAATCTTCACTTGGAACTGCAATAATAAGCAAACTAGAATCTATTTGCCCCCCCCCCCCCGACAATATCGCTATTTGAGGTAGAATCTGAAGTGGAATCTGATAAAGACTTAAGCACCTTAATTTGTGAAGCAATAAAACTATGCGGATCGCTC carries:
- the truD gene encoding tRNA pseudouridine(13) synthase TruD, with protein sequence MRNQNLAPHQNQNLELQNPENLAQNRASLYSHAPIDFYFSHTSRDFVVSEIPLYEFSGSGEHRILQLRKKNLTTFEMLKILSASFGCPLSSIGYAGLKDKSATTTQFISLPNVYASDFESKIAHLNSNLDSDIKLISSTLHNNKLRLGHLKGNAFFVRLKHVNKLNATKLQRVIDEVGEFGFANFFGFQRFGTDGDNYKLGRDLAHKKASLKNRKIKDFLISSYQSYLFNQWLNKRIILSIYLHQFSAKEAQSALKTEGLDLSLDSIKAIQAQPQRFKLLGGELCCHYPYGKFFSLESCISKDQYMRFHNTGFSPTGALSGKNLQVAKYAAFEVEKIFLDSALSCIGSRRYAWVWASDISYTYKPEEAHFELSFSLPKGSYATTFLEEISHNTFAKE
- the folE gene encoding GTP cyclohydrolase I FolE, translated to MDTTAFEEFCNRIGENPKREGLLQTPKRLRECEEFLYGGYKKDPALALGSLFKNNGIDEMITLRNIEFYSMCEHHILPFFGSISIGYVPNEYIAGIGGLAHLIEVFTRRLQIQETLTNQIADTIMEILKPKGVMVVCEAKHLCMSMRGLQKQNVTIKTSAVRGLFKSDSKTRTEFLQLIAHSIG
- the htpX gene encoding zinc metalloprotease HtpX; its protein translation is MSLERIFFTNTLKTYIVLALYIGIFIVIGLLVDIVRIDALSLSSGFAALLSFQEFPLVTCIMACVGGLIVLWTLNRFDVIMLKGEEYELLQSLSNPNVTQRRILSAFDEVLRLANFKAKPKLYLIYADYMNAFASGWKEENSLVAITLPLAQNLDDDELKAVLAHEISHIRHGDIRLTMCVGILSNILLLVCNSATYLFMGGNRNSGAQSAKMILLVLQFVLPLLTMWLQMFLSRSREYMADGGSAYIMGDPHPLISALQKISNHYATHHTSALDSNPTRRAAYIFDFSDAFSTHPSLKNRIKSLLHRSNTI
- a CDS encoding type II secretion system protein yields the protein MQTQHSKAFSFIEIVFILALFGILLGIVIPKLQIPQKACYTKLAHNLSNLQNHLSFFYTKATLSQSHIDQNKVFALIQSHHFESKNCFLGFEKSRFIAKAFSQKTTFSIEPNDLSVQPSFKCPFSSNALCREILNRTKTK
- the mutY gene encoding A/G-specific adenine glycosylase codes for the protein MDIVSHLEAHLKIFHQCILEWYSAFGRKNLPWRNYKRDGSEAYKVYVSEIMLQQTQVSRVLESYFFPFLNAFPTLTSLANANTEEVLALWQGLGYYTRAQNMQKTARICVQSHYGNLPDNTKALLALPGIGTYSAGAILCFGFGQSVGFVDANIKRVFSRLFAKQNLTPNELSSLAQALLDKHHSFEYNQALLDIGATICTPKNPKCLICPISRFCKGRASWQLFGINKKTLYQNLTLNLAIILDKSQKQIALIKASQKLYNNLYNLPQIAQSLPQIPQIPPQPNQPQNYTFIGDFKHSYTKYKIHAKVWILTQSIHQNLQSQNPPHNPQNQHNQQDFAQNLILQNPKLQNLDSCKLDSQIAPNNTNPQNTNPQDMSNTPNALDALNAAEFFSLDALPPISNLTKKALDIFYRYKSLK
- a CDS encoding META domain-containing protein, with translation MCDIFWGRKLAKRLGAVVIFGCMVMLFGSCSLLNIVQKKLNEGEIKGGLHWRVDKIIVDNQEYQAPQVLAKIAQDKLQNKLNDTIDDNNDSTPTHTPNDTSDDIPDDNLADSAESKATQSQTTLQELAEIDGIATMDFDEKNGRISGSSGCSAYFASYTWTEKTIINITPGGQTRKICKPNEVMRFDFRFIRELEGSFIVLQPNDKSMILKGKQMQVFLSRQEAPDMTE
- a CDS encoding alanine racemase, yielding MAEIILDSARFIHNLDCIAHHIKSRQKLALVLKDNAYGHGLVEIAQMAKTYGICNVFVKSYAEALKIKDLFSSISVLYGGVPDSCPDNIYCSIASLSQLQSLHSHCNIELKVNIGMNRNGIELSELDSALRIIIERSLRLVGVFGHNGYGDNDDETFFTSQSTFSHIKQKVSTFCATHNLSQPRFHSLSTSGTLRSKHITDDLVRIGIGAYGYHTSEIPLDVEFKPIASLWADRISSQHLKKGDKIGYGGVSVVQKEGIFSTYDVGYGDGLPRLARGFGKLFCASGEEILPIMSMDCFSCESQKDRICVFDDVTGFARVFRTIPYVILTHLSPFLKRVVI
- a CDS encoding PAS domain-containing protein; this translates as MQKDPQFGLLLERQTLITSKTNLKGFITYCNQDFLRYSKYNESELIDAPHSIVRHKDMPRCVFKLLWDYVQGGKEIFAFVKNLNKYKEFYWVFANITPSYDDRGQIIGYYSVRRQPNFKVIPTISELYQNLCALEASGGMQQSLKALDDFITKQGKSYNQIICELQEQR
- a CDS encoding glycosyltransferase family 8 protein; amino-acid sequence: MKNNEYTICFTCDDNYIKYCAVAMSSIISAIVNQKNQANNASNSHIIEGGGQYNLKNLAIDSADSILDSASKPKSDSHFSQNLVNKIDLDSTLNSASKDSIFQDSASNLNLTQNPNTPNQNNSTLNHTPIAFHLITDTLKPSTIAKLRKLESKLNALYPASITLHHLSQDEFKDLRSWGEAGQNWCAYFRLKLGDILAPSLKTCLYLDVDTFVLQDIRPLFEMDLEGKSIAMVRDVTNITSIVKDNVVKSTDYCNSGMLFIDLDKWRTKDMSQIRGFKYNEAPDQDFINYIFKNEKKILAFQWNFLWFDERRLRFDSDKQIIKNGFNGAFDVIPCVYSLEEFRQALQSPVIVHFICGYKPWEKIDWNPNGKPEFVKHPYDKAWWQIAKSTPFFAEIKRSYTKRSFKVSTLAYLKYYAPFVFYTLRAIKRALKGVKVLPK